The Rubrobacter calidifluminis region GGGAGCCCATTTCTACCTCTCCTCGGCCGACCCGGACGTGCTCTGCTCGCTGGGGGAGCACCTGCTGAGGAAACCATCCGTGGAGCTCGGCAGGAGGAGTTGTCTCGTGGAAGAGGTCGCCGTGGAGCCCGAGCCGGAGATGAACGGGGGGAAGCCCGTGATCGTCAGGGCCCTCTCCCCCATCACCGCCTACACGACGCTCGCCGCACCCGATGGCAAAAAGAAGACCTATTACTACTCACCTTACGAAGAGGAGTGGAGCAAGTCCCTGGTGGACAACATCAAACGCAAGGTTTTGGCGCTGGGCTGGGATACAGACCCCGAGGAGGATCTGGAAGAGGCGAGCATCAGGCCGTACCGGGTGCGGAGCGCGGACCAGAAGGTCCTGCGCTTCAAGGGCACCGTCGTCAAGGGTTGGATGGGCCTCTACGAGCTGAGGATGCCCCGTCCGTACCTGCAGCTCGCCTACGACACCGGCTTGGGAAGCAAGAACTCACAAGAATCTGGCATACCTTCCACAACACGGGGGTCAAAACGGTAGGTTATCCTGACTCGGGTCTTCCCCTTCTCGTCGCGTCCTGCGGATATCTCCTCGACGAGCAGCCGTACCAGCTTTTGGCGGACGTCGAAGGCTTCGGGGGTGTCGGCCTCCACCTCCCCGATACGCCGCCTGAGCTCTGCGAGGTACGCGCCGGCTGACTCCGCGAGCTCCCTCTTCTGGTCCTTTTTAGCGAGGTCGCTCTTCGTTGCCTCTATGAGGAGCTGCAGGTTCTCGGTCCTCAGGCGGAGGTCCTCGAGGTAGGAGCCAAGCTCCTCGTCGTCCAGGTGTCCCATGGCGTACATCCTGACGTAGCGGTCCTTCTCGGCATGCTTCGCAGCGAGGCGTCTCTCGAGGTCGGCGAGGCGGTCCTCGAGCTCTCTTTTCTCGCCTTCCGTATCGAGCTGCTCCTTTAGCCTCTCCAGAAGAGAGCCTGGGTCCTGGAGAAACCGACGCACATCAGACCACACCAGGGACTCTATCCACTCGGCGCGTATGTATGGCGCATGCCCGCGGGTGGCCTTGGGGTTTTTCTCCCTGCGGGTGCGGTGGTCGTTCGCACACCTGTAGTAGTAGAGCTTCTTGTTCTTGCTCCTCGTCGGGTGGCCGACATAGGCTCCTCCGCAGACCTCGCAGCGCATGAGGCCGCTAAGGAGGTACTTGCGGTCCGTGGGGCGGTTGTAGCGGCGCTTGTTCTCGGAGAGACTCTCTATGGCGCGCCGCTGCAGAGAGGGCTCTACTATGGCCGGGGTCTTTCTGACTATCGGGTCTTTCCCCCCGTTTGCCCGGATGAGGTGCTCCCCGCTGTAGGCACCCTGACGGCAGATATTGTGTATCGTCCTGGTCGACCAGGCGGGGCCGTGCTGGCGCTCCCTCCCGCGGTACTTCATCCCCGGAGCCGGCACGCCGAGCGAGTTCAGACGCTCCGCCTCTGAGTAGAGCGTCCCTCCAGAGGCTATGTTGGAGATAATCTGCCGGACCACACGAGCCTCCTCCTCGACCACCACGAAGGTGCCGTCTTCGCCTATGTCGTAGCCGTAGGGGATTCGTCCCGACTGTTTTCCGGCCCGGTAGGCCCGGTGCAGGCCGTGCGTGGTCCTCTCGCGTATCGTCCCGCGCTCGAACTCGGCGAAGGAGGCGAGCATCTGGAAAATGAGCCGGCCCGCAGGTGTGGAGGTGTCTACCGGCTCGGTCGCGCTCTTTAGCGCTACCTTCGCCGCCTCGAGCCGGTCGTGTGCGTCAACGGTGACAAGGAGCGTCCGGCCTAGCCGGTCGAGCTTGTACACCAGCACCACACCGAAGGCCCCTTCGCTGGCTGCCTCCAGCATCTGCCTCCCAGCCGACCTCTCGTGTACCGGGACCGTCCCGGAGACTCCCTCATCACGGTAGGTTTCCACGACCGTAAGGCCGTAGAGCGAGGCGTACTGGGTGAGAAACTCCTCCTGCGTTGCCATCGACATCCGCTCGACCTGTTCCTCGGAGGAGACGCGCATGTACAGCGCGACGCGGCCTTCCCCTTCCCTCTCTGGCATAGCGGCAGTTTAGCCGAGAGATTAGCCGGACGCTAGGAGAGTAGGTCGACCAGAGAGACGCCCAGAGCACAGGCGATACGGTAGAGGGTGGAGAGCCTTGGGTTCGACTCGCCGCGTTCGACGAGCGAGAGGCCATTGCGCGTCATTTCGCACTCTGCGGCGAGCTCTTCGAGCGTCATCTTACGCTCTTTCCTGAGGGACCGTATCCGGGTCCCCACTCGCCGCTGAAGTTCCTCCAGGCCCTCGGTCTTCACGTGGAGCAGTCTACCATACCTTGCGAAATATTTTTGGAAATTTTTTCCAAATACACTTGACACACCTCCTGCCTCCTACTATACTTGGAAACGTAAAGAGAAGACTAGAAAGGAGAGGAAATGGACCTCCGGAAGGCGAAGAGAATAGGTCGGGAGTGGAAGAAGCAGGGCGGAGAGATTCGGGTCGTTATGGAGGACGGTGGAGAGCTCGACCGGTACGAGCTCTCCGAGGCCATCAAACGCTACCTCATCCGGACGGACCGCGATGAGGCAAACGGGATTGTCCGGACTGCCTCGTTTGTCGGCCGGGACGGTGCCGAGCGTACCATCCGGTGGGTCAGCCCCGGGGCATATACCCTATCTACCCCGTCCGGGGAGTACGAGTACTCCTCAACCAAAATTGAGGAGTACATGAGGAAGCAGCGTGGTGCGGAGTTTGTCCTCCGCACCGGAGAAGAGGGGAGGTAAGGAAGTGGCTCTTTACAAGGAACTGGAGGCCTACCGGATGAAGATGGTGGACCTCCTTGAGAGGCAGGAGGACGCGGGTGACCCCCAAGCGGAGGCCACCCGCGAGATAATCGCGGTGCTGGCGGCCGAGCAGGATGGGATCCTCCAGCGGTCTTATAACCGTGGCTGGGAGGATTACCAGGCAGGCCGGTTCGTGCGTGGGATACTCCCCGCGCACCTGGCGAGTTACTACCGCCGTCGCGGCTTTACCGAAGTCGATGCGGACTTCTCCGACCTCAGCGAGGACGAGAAGGAACATTACCGCAGTCCGTTCCGCTTCTACGGCCCAGACGGACTGGGCCGTAGTTAGAAGAAAGGAGAGTCGTGAGCTGCGAAATCTGCGGCGGGGTGACCACCTGCCCGGGAGGGAAATACTCCCTCGTCTTGCGTCCACCGGACGAGTATGTCCGGAACGCGGAGAAGGTGGACCAGCTCCCGGGCTGGACCCGGACTCATACCACCGGCCACGGGAAATGGTTCGTCCAGGATGCCGGGCCTAGCGGCACCCGGCTTGAGCTGGTCGGGGCCAAGCAGGCCCGGCGCGTCGAGGCCCACTACGGCGTTGAGCCACGGTGGGTCGGCATGTGCACGTACGCAGTGTACGTGCGCTGAAGGAGAAGGGAGGAAGAGTGACCGCTATCGTTCTTACGAAAGACTATCGGTTCCTTCTGGTCGAGAGAAGGTTTTGCGACGAGGAGGAGAGAAACCGGCACTACGCCGTTGAGATGCCGCGCACATGGAACGGTATCGTCTACGATATCGACGCGTACCGTCGCCTCGCGAAGAGTCGCAGCCTCGCGTTTGTGGACGAGACCACGAAGGGAAATGACGACCATCCGTTCTCCGGCCCCTACTCCGGGGAGCCGGAGACTTTCGATGTCGGGGGTTACCGGGTTATCTCCA contains the following coding sequences:
- the cas6 gene encoding CRISPR-associated endoribonuclease Cas6; its protein translation is MRLKIALSPEDGILCLPLQYNSTLQGFIYANLDRALSGWLHEEGHAYEKRRFKLFVFSRLFGKREISKGRVRFLRGAHFYLSSADPDVLCSLGEHLLRKPSVELGRRSCLVEEVAVEPEPEMNGGKPVIVRALSPITAYTTLAAPDGKKKTYYYSPYEEEWSKSLVDNIKRKVLALGWDTDPEEDLEEASIRPYRVRSADQKVLRFKGTVVKGWMGLYELRMPRPYLQLAYDTGLGSKNSQESGIPSTTRGSKR
- a CDS encoding helix-turn-helix transcriptional regulator, whose product is MSSVFGKNFQKYFARYGRLLHVKTEGLEELQRRVGTRIRSLRKERKMTLEELAAECEMTRNGLSLVERGESNPRLSTLYRIACALGVSLVDLLS
- a CDS encoding recombinase family protein — protein: MPEREGEGRVALYMRVSSEEQVERMSMATQEEFLTQYASLYGLTVVETYRDEGVSGTVPVHERSAGRQMLEAASEGAFGVVLVYKLDRLGRTLLVTVDAHDRLEAAKVALKSATEPVDTSTPAGRLIFQMLASFAEFERGTIRERTTHGLHRAYRAGKQSGRIPYGYDIGEDGTFVVVEEEARVVRQIISNIASGGTLYSEAERLNSLGVPAPGMKYRGRERQHGPAWSTRTIHNICRQGAYSGEHLIRANGGKDPIVRKTPAIVEPSLQRRAIESLSENKRRYNRPTDRKYLLSGLMRCEVCGGAYVGHPTRSKNKKLYYYRCANDHRTRREKNPKATRGHAPYIRAEWIESLVWSDVRRFLQDPGSLLERLKEQLDTEGEKRELEDRLADLERRLAAKHAEKDRYVRMYAMGHLDDEELGSYLEDLRLRTENLQLLIEATKSDLAKKDQKRELAESAGAYLAELRRRIGEVEADTPEAFDVRQKLVRLLVEEISAGRDEKGKTRVRITYRFDPRVVEGMPDSCEFLLPKPVS